The Pantoea nemavictus genome includes a region encoding these proteins:
- the surA gene encoding peptidylprolyl isomerase SurA has product MKNWRMLILGVAITANTAFAAPQVVDKVAAVVNNGVVLESDVDDMMRTVKSQAQQANQQLPDDNTLRHQILERQVMDNIILQMGEKAGVQISDQQLDQAIQNIAAQNRMSLDQLRSRLAYDGMNYNVYRAQIRKEMMIAEVRNNEVRRRVTILPQEVDTLAAQVGAQNSQGTELNISQILLPLSENPTQQQVDDQETLARQLVAQLKSGADFGKLAVTYSADPQALKGGNMGWGKIEELPTLFSQALSTAKKGDIVGPIRSGVGFHILKVNDLRGESKNISVTEVHARHILLKPSPILTDAQAQAKIEQIAADIQSGKTTFAAAAKQFSDDPGSANQGGDLGWASPEIYDPAFRDALLKLQKGQVSQPVHSSFGWHLIQLLDTRQVDKTDAAQKERAYRMLFNRKFAEEAQTWMQEQRASAYVKILDNNGQ; this is encoded by the coding sequence ATGAAGAACTGGAGAATGCTGATTCTTGGTGTGGCGATTACCGCTAACACTGCGTTCGCAGCCCCACAAGTGGTTGATAAAGTTGCCGCAGTCGTAAATAACGGCGTGGTACTCGAAAGTGACGTTGATGACATGATGCGCACCGTGAAATCACAGGCGCAGCAGGCAAACCAGCAGCTCCCTGATGACAACACATTGCGTCATCAAATCCTTGAACGCCAGGTCATGGATAACATCATTCTGCAAATGGGTGAAAAAGCAGGCGTGCAGATTAGCGATCAGCAACTGGATCAGGCTATTCAAAACATTGCCGCACAGAATCGCATGAGTCTTGATCAGCTGCGTAGTCGTCTGGCTTACGACGGTATGAACTACAACGTCTATCGCGCGCAGATCCGCAAAGAGATGATGATTGCCGAAGTGCGTAATAACGAAGTGCGTCGCCGCGTCACCATCCTGCCGCAGGAAGTGGACACGTTGGCCGCTCAGGTCGGAGCGCAGAACAGCCAGGGTACGGAACTGAACATTAGCCAGATTCTGCTGCCACTGTCAGAGAACCCAACGCAACAGCAGGTTGACGATCAGGAAACGCTGGCGCGCCAATTGGTTGCTCAGCTGAAAAGCGGGGCTGACTTCGGCAAACTGGCCGTCACTTACTCAGCCGATCCACAAGCGCTGAAAGGCGGCAACATGGGTTGGGGCAAAATCGAAGAGCTGCCAACGCTGTTCTCGCAGGCGCTGAGCACCGCGAAGAAAGGCGATATCGTCGGCCCAATCCGTTCAGGTGTCGGCTTCCATATCCTGAAGGTGAACGATCTGCGTGGCGAGAGTAAAAACATCTCCGTGACTGAAGTACACGCGCGCCACATCCTGCTGAAGCCGTCACCGATTCTGACTGACGCGCAGGCTCAAGCGAAGATCGAACAGATCGCGGCCGACATTCAAAGCGGTAAAACCACCTTCGCCGCAGCGGCCAAGCAGTTCTCTGACGATCCGGGTTCTGCCAATCAGGGCGGCGATCTTGGATGGGCATCACCGGAAATTTACGATCCGGCGTTCCGCGATGCACTGTTGAAACTGCAGAAAGGCCAGGTGAGCCAGCCAGTTCACTCCTCCTTCGGCTGGCATCTGATTCAGCTGCTGGATACGCGTCAGGTCGATAAGACCGATGCTGCGCAGAAAGAGCGCGCCTATCGTATGCTGTTCAACCGTAAATTCGCGGAAGAAGCGCAAACCTGGATGCAGGAACAGCGCGCCAGTGCTTACGTGAAAATTCTGGATAACAATGGTCAGTAA
- the rapA gene encoding RNA polymerase-associated protein RapA produces MVFTLGQRWISDTESELGLGTVVAIDTRMITMLFPATGENRLYARNDAPVTRVIFNPGDTITSHEGWQMCVDEVRNENELMTYIGTRLDNEETDVVMREVMLDSKLVFSKPQDRLFAGQLDRMDRFALRFRARKYHSEQYRLPISGLRGMRTNLIPHQLHIAHDVGRRHAPRVLLADEVGLGKTIEAGMIIQQQLLAGRAERVLIVVPETLQHQWLVEMLRRFNLRFALFDDDRYTEAQHDSDNAFETEQLIICSLDFVRRNKQRLELLADAEWDLLVVDEAHHLAWSEDAPSREYQVIEQLAEKTAGVLLLTATPEQLGLESHFARLRLLDPNRFHDFGQFVEEQQHYRPVADAVSSLLADHAISKDEMNLINDLIGEQDIEPLLQVANSDRDGKEDARKELVSMLMDRHGTSRVLFRNTRNGVKGFPKRELHQIRLPLPAQYQTAIKVSGIMGTRKSAEERARDMLYPEQIYQEFEGDSGTWWNFDPRVEWLMGYLTSNRKEKVLVICAKAATALQLEQVLREREGIRAAVFHEGLSIIERDRAAAFFASEEDGAQVLLCSEIGSEGRNFQFASRLVMFDLPFNPDLLEQRIGRLDRIGQMHDIQILVPWLEKTAQAVLLRWYHEGLDAFEHTCPTGRAIYDNEYKQLIEYLAAPENPQGLDAFITESRKQHDALKLQLEQGRDRLLELNSNGGEAAQALANAIGEQDNDTDLVNFALNLFDIVGINQEDRSDSLIVLTPSDHMLVPDFPGLPEDGCTVTFNRNQALSREDTQFITWEHPLILNGLDLILSGDTGSCALSLLKNKALPVGTLLVEMIYVVEAQAPKSLQLTRFLPPTPVRLLMDRAGNNLAGKVEFESFNRQLNAVNRHTGSKLVNAVQQDVHEILTQAEKVIVPEAQAIIAAAKVEAEEKLGSELSRLEALRAVNPNIRDDEVEALESNREQVLESLGDAGWRLDALRLIVVTHQ; encoded by the coding sequence ATGGTTTTTACACTGGGTCAGCGCTGGATTAGTGATACGGAAAGTGAACTGGGACTGGGCACGGTTGTCGCGATTGATACGCGTATGATTACCATGCTGTTTCCGGCAACCGGCGAAAACCGCCTGTATGCACGAAATGATGCTCCGGTTACCCGTGTAATTTTCAATCCGGGTGACACCATCACCAGCCATGAAGGCTGGCAGATGTGCGTCGATGAAGTCCGCAACGAAAACGAGTTAATGACTTACATCGGCACGCGTCTCGATAACGAAGAAACCGATGTGGTGATGCGTGAAGTGATGCTGGACAGCAAACTGGTGTTCAGCAAGCCGCAGGATCGCTTGTTCGCCGGTCAGCTAGACCGTATGGATCGCTTTGCGCTGCGTTTTCGTGCGCGTAAATATCATAGTGAGCAATATCGTTTGCCGATCAGCGGCCTGCGCGGTATGCGCACCAATCTGATCCCGCATCAGCTGCACATCGCGCACGATGTTGGCCGTCGCCATGCGCCGCGCGTCCTGCTGGCGGACGAAGTGGGCCTGGGTAAAACCATTGAAGCCGGGATGATCATCCAGCAACAGCTGCTGGCCGGTCGCGCCGAACGCGTGCTGATTGTGGTGCCGGAAACGCTGCAACATCAGTGGCTGGTAGAGATGCTGCGTCGCTTTAACCTGCGCTTTGCGCTGTTTGATGACGATCGCTATACCGAAGCCCAGCATGACAGCGATAACGCTTTTGAAACCGAGCAGTTAATTATCTGTTCGCTCGACTTTGTACGCCGTAATAAACAGCGTCTTGAACTGCTGGCGGACGCCGAATGGGATCTGCTGGTGGTCGATGAAGCGCACCACCTCGCGTGGAGCGAAGACGCGCCGAGCCGTGAATATCAGGTCATCGAGCAGCTGGCAGAGAAAACAGCTGGCGTGCTGCTGCTGACCGCAACGCCGGAACAGCTGGGCTTAGAGAGCCACTTTGCCCGTCTGCGCCTGCTCGATCCGAATCGCTTCCACGATTTTGGCCAGTTCGTTGAAGAGCAGCAGCATTATCGCCCGGTGGCAGATGCCGTCAGCTCGCTGCTGGCCGATCACGCCATCAGCAAAGATGAAATGAATCTGATCAACGATTTGATCGGTGAGCAGGATATTGAGCCGCTGCTGCAAGTGGCCAATAGCGATCGCGACGGCAAAGAGGATGCGCGTAAAGAGCTGGTCTCAATGCTGATGGATCGTCACGGCACCAGCCGCGTGCTGTTCCGTAACACCCGAAACGGTGTAAAAGGCTTCCCGAAACGCGAGCTGCACCAAATTCGCCTGCCGCTGCCGGCACAGTATCAGACCGCCATTAAAGTCTCCGGCATCATGGGCACGCGCAAAAGCGCAGAAGAGCGCGCGCGCGACATGCTGTATCCCGAGCAGATTTATCAGGAATTCGAAGGCGATAGCGGCACCTGGTGGAACTTCGATCCCCGCGTTGAGTGGCTGATGGGCTATCTCACCAGCAACCGCAAAGAGAAAGTGCTGGTGATTTGCGCCAAAGCGGCCACCGCACTGCAGCTGGAGCAGGTACTGCGTGAGCGTGAAGGTATTCGCGCGGCTGTATTCCACGAAGGTTTGTCGATCATTGAACGCGACCGTGCAGCCGCCTTCTTCGCCTCCGAAGAGGATGGCGCGCAGGTGTTGCTGTGCTCGGAAATCGGTTCAGAAGGTCGTAACTTCCAGTTCGCCAGCCGTCTGGTGATGTTCGATCTGCCGTTCAACCCGGATCTACTGGAACAGCGTATCGGTCGTCTCGATCGTATCGGCCAAATGCATGACATCCAGATTCTGGTGCCGTGGCTGGAAAAAACCGCCCAGGCAGTGCTGCTGCGCTGGTATCACGAAGGTCTGGACGCGTTTGAGCATACCTGTCCAACCGGCCGCGCGATCTATGACAACGAGTACAAGCAGCTGATTGAATACCTCGCCGCACCGGAAAACCCGCAGGGGCTGGATGCGTTCATCACCGAGAGCCGCAAGCAGCATGATGCGCTGAAATTGCAGCTGGAACAGGGGCGCGACCGCCTGCTGGAACTCAACTCCAACGGTGGCGAAGCGGCACAAGCGTTGGCGAATGCCATCGGCGAACAGGATAATGATACCGATCTGGTTAACTTCGCGCTGAACCTGTTCGATATCGTCGGCATCAACCAGGAAGATCGCAGCGACAGCCTGATTGTGCTGACGCCATCCGATCACATGCTGGTGCCCGATTTCCCTGGCCTGCCGGAGGACGGTTGTACCGTAACCTTCAACCGTAATCAGGCGCTGTCACGCGAAGACACGCAGTTCATCACCTGGGAACACCCGCTGATTCTTAATGGTCTCGATCTGATTCTTTCCGGCGATACCGGCAGCTGCGCGCTGTCGCTGCTGAAGAACAAGGCGCTGCCGGTAGGTACGCTGCTGGTGGAGATGATCTATGTGGTTGAAGCGCAAGCGCCGAAAAGCCTGCAGCTCACCCGCTTCTTACCGCCAACCCCGGTGCGTTTGCTGATGGATCGTGCCGGTAACAATTTGGCTGGCAAGGTCGAGTTTGAAAGCTTTAACCGTCAGCTCAATGCGGTGAATCGTCATACTGGCAGCAAGCTGGTGAATGCCGTGCAGCAAGATGTGCACGAGATTCTAACCCAGGCGGAAAAAGTGATTGTGCCGGAAGCGCAGGCGATTATCGCGGCGGCGAAAGTCGAAGCCGAAGAGAAGCTGGGTTCAGAACTGTCACGCCTCGAAGCGCTGCGCGCTGTTAACCCCAACATCCGTGATGATGAGGTCGAAGCGCTGGAAAGCAATCGCGAGCAGGTGCTGGAAAGCCTGGGCGATGCGGGCTGGCGTCTTGATGCGCTGCGCCTGATCGTCGTGACGCACCAATAA
- the polB gene encoding DNA polymerase II, protein MTDPRAGFLLTRHWRDTPTGSEVVLWLATDSGPQRLVLPAQESVAFIPEAFRAQTEAQLHDERHIRLQTLELKDFRRRPVFGLYCRSNRQLQNLEKRLRENGIPVYEADIRPPERYLMERFITAPVWFSGEARGDSVVNARLKPHPDYRPQLKWVSLDIETTQHGELYCIGLEGCGQRQVYMLGPPNGDASPLDFELIYVDSRPQLLEQLNAWFEQHEPDVIIGWNVVQFDLRVLQKHADRYGIPLRLGRQKQALEWREHGFKPGVLFAQATGRLIIDGIDALKSAFWDFPSFSLEAVSRQLLGEGKAINNPWQRMEEINWRFANDKPALAKYNLKDCELVTRIFQHTAIMPFLLERATVNGLAVDRHGGSVAAFGHLYIPRMHRAGFVAPNLGEVAPEASPGGYVMDSRPGLYDSVLVLDYKSLYPSIIRTFLIDPVGLVEGLAHPDDADSVPGFRNARFSRDTHCLPAIVEQIWQGREAAKRDGNKPLSQALKIIMNAFYGVLGTSACRFFDPRLASSITLRGHAIMQQTRDLIEAEGFDVIYGDTDSTFVWLKGAHSEEDATAIGRRLAEHVNGWWQQHLQATYGLASALELEYETHFSRFLMPTIRGAEQGSKKRYAGMIRSDGGERLVFKGLESVRTDWTPLAQQFQQNLYGRIFRGEPWQDYIRETVAQLLAGELDEQLIYKKRLRRALKDYERNVPPHVRAARLADEQNRKLQRPLQYQNGGSIRYVMATSGPEPLEARNTPLDYDHYVSKQLQPVADGILPFVGDDFATLITGQLGLF, encoded by the coding sequence GTGACCGATCCGCGCGCAGGTTTTCTGCTTACCCGACATTGGCGAGATACGCCGACTGGCAGCGAAGTGGTGCTGTGGCTGGCGACAGACAGCGGCCCGCAGCGGCTGGTGCTGCCTGCTCAGGAATCGGTGGCGTTTATCCCGGAAGCGTTTCGTGCGCAAACCGAAGCGCAGCTGCACGATGAGCGCCATATTCGTTTGCAAACGCTTGAACTGAAAGATTTCCGCCGCCGCCCGGTTTTTGGCCTCTATTGCCGCAGCAATCGCCAACTGCAAAACCTCGAAAAGCGTCTGCGCGAGAACGGCATTCCGGTCTATGAAGCCGATATCCGCCCACCGGAACGCTACCTGATGGAACGCTTTATCACCGCGCCAGTGTGGTTTAGTGGCGAGGCGCGCGGTGACAGCGTCGTTAACGCGCGCCTGAAGCCACATCCTGATTATCGTCCACAGCTGAAATGGGTTTCGCTGGATATCGAAACTACCCAGCATGGCGAGCTTTATTGTATTGGGCTGGAAGGCTGCGGCCAGCGTCAGGTCTACATGCTCGGTCCGCCCAACGGCGACGCCAGCCCCCTCGATTTCGAACTCATCTATGTTGATAGCCGCCCGCAGCTACTGGAGCAGCTCAACGCCTGGTTCGAGCAACATGAACCGGATGTGATTATCGGCTGGAACGTGGTGCAGTTTGACCTGCGCGTATTACAGAAGCACGCCGATCGCTACGGCATTCCGCTGCGTTTAGGGCGTCAGAAGCAGGCTTTAGAGTGGCGCGAGCATGGCTTCAAACCCGGCGTGCTCTTCGCGCAGGCCACTGGCCGCTTGATTATTGATGGCATTGACGCGCTCAAATCCGCTTTCTGGGATTTCCCCTCTTTCAGCCTTGAAGCGGTCTCGCGCCAGCTGCTGGGTGAAGGCAAAGCCATCAATAATCCATGGCAGCGCATGGAGGAGATCAACTGGCGCTTTGCCAACGATAAACCGGCGCTGGCGAAATACAATCTTAAGGATTGCGAGCTGGTAACGCGCATCTTCCAGCACACCGCCATCATGCCGTTCCTGCTGGAACGCGCCACGGTAAATGGGTTAGCAGTGGATCGCCACGGCGGTTCGGTGGCGGCGTTTGGTCATCTCTATATTCCACGCATGCACCGCGCTGGTTTTGTCGCGCCGAATCTCGGCGAAGTGGCGCCTGAAGCCAGCCCCGGCGGCTATGTAATGGATTCGCGCCCCGGCCTGTACGACTCGGTGCTGGTACTGGATTATAAAAGCCTCTATCCCTCTATTATTCGCACTTTCCTGATCGATCCGGTTGGGCTGGTAGAAGGTCTGGCGCATCCGGATGATGCCGATTCTGTCCCCGGCTTTCGAAATGCACGTTTTTCCCGTGACACGCACTGCTTACCGGCAATCGTTGAGCAGATTTGGCAAGGACGTGAAGCCGCCAAGCGCGACGGCAATAAACCGCTGTCGCAGGCGCTGAAAATTATTATGAACGCCTTTTACGGCGTGCTCGGTACTAGCGCCTGCCGCTTTTTCGATCCGCGTTTGGCGTCGTCAATTACACTGCGTGGCCACGCCATCATGCAGCAAACGCGCGATCTGATTGAAGCGGAAGGCTTTGACGTTATTTATGGCGACACCGATTCCACCTTTGTCTGGCTAAAAGGCGCGCACAGCGAAGAAGATGCGACGGCGATTGGTCGCCGCCTGGCCGAGCACGTCAACGGCTGGTGGCAACAGCATCTGCAAGCGACTTATGGACTGGCGAGCGCGCTGGAGCTGGAGTATGAAACGCACTTTAGCCGCTTCCTGATGCCGACGATTCGCGGTGCCGAACAGGGCAGTAAAAAACGTTATGCCGGAATGATCCGCAGCGACGGCGGCGAGCGGCTGGTGTTTAAAGGACTTGAATCCGTGCGTACCGACTGGACACCGCTGGCGCAGCAGTTCCAGCAAAACCTGTATGGTCGTATATTCCGCGGTGAGCCGTGGCAGGATTATATTCGCGAGACGGTGGCACAGCTGCTGGCGGGCGAGCTCGATGAGCAACTGATCTACAAAAAACGGCTACGTCGGGCGCTGAAAGATTACGAACGCAATGTGCCGCCCCACGTGCGCGCCGCACGCCTTGCCGATGAGCAAAATCGTAAACTACAGCGGCCGTTGCAATACCAGAACGGCGGCTCAATTCGCTATGTGATGGCCACCTCTGGCCCTGAACCGCTGGAGGCACGCAATACGCCGCTGGACTACGATCACTACGTTAGCAAACAGCTACAACCGGTGGCTGATGGCATTTTACCGTTCGTCGGTGATGACTTTGCTACACTGATTACTGGGCAACTGGGGCTTTTTTGA
- the rluA gene encoding bifunctional tRNA pseudouridine(32) synthase/23S rRNA pseudouridine(746) synthase RluA — protein MLMEAYNPPLEPWLHILYQDEHIMVVNKPSGLLSVPGRLEEHKDSVMTRIQRDFPQAESVHRLDMATSGVIIVALNKAAERELKRQFREREPSKYYVARVWGHPAAEEGLIDLPLICDWPNRPKQMVCFENGKAAQTEYQVLEYEATHSARIKLKPITGRSHQLRVHLLALGHPILGDRFYAHQEALAMAPRLQLHAESLTITHPAFGNSMTFRQPAEF, from the coding sequence ATGCTGATGGAAGCCTACAACCCGCCGCTCGAGCCCTGGCTGCATATTCTCTATCAGGACGAGCACATTATGGTGGTGAATAAACCGAGCGGGTTGCTGTCAGTGCCGGGCCGTCTTGAGGAGCACAAGGATAGCGTGATGACGCGCATCCAGCGTGATTTCCCGCAGGCGGAATCGGTGCATCGTCTTGATATGGCCACCAGCGGCGTGATAATCGTGGCCCTGAATAAAGCGGCAGAGCGTGAACTCAAGCGCCAGTTTCGTGAGCGCGAGCCCTCTAAGTATTATGTGGCGCGTGTTTGGGGACATCCGGCGGCAGAAGAAGGGTTAATCGATCTGCCGCTGATTTGCGACTGGCCGAATCGGCCGAAGCAGATGGTGTGTTTCGAGAACGGCAAGGCGGCGCAAACGGAGTATCAGGTGCTGGAGTACGAAGCGACTCACAGCGCGCGCATCAAGCTGAAGCCGATTACCGGACGTTCACATCAGCTGCGTGTACATCTGCTGGCGCTGGGGCATCCGATTCTCGGTGACCGCTTTTATGCGCACCAAGAGGCGCTGGCGATGGCCCCGCGTTTGCAGCTGCATGCCGAATCTCTGACGATTACCCATCCGGCGTTTGGTAACAGCATGACGTTTAGGCAGCCGGCGGAGTTTTAG
- the lptD gene encoding LPS assembly protein LptD: MKKRIPTLLATMIGAALYSQSSLADDLMSQCMLGVPSYNRPLVNGDTNSLPVTINSDSAKGNYPNDAVFTGNVDVQQGNSRLRADEMQLHQRPQDGQTTPVRTVDALGNVHYDDNQVILKGPKAWSNLNTKDTNVWNGDYQMVGRQGRGDADQMKLRGNNRYTILENGSFTSCLPGSNSWSVVGSEVIQDREEEVAEIWNARFKLGNVPVFYSPYLQLPIGDRRRSGFLIPNAKYGSNNGFEFMLPYYWNIAPQADATITPHYMEKRGLQLQNEFRYLTTFGAGLMELDYLASDKQYNEDKSSRPLVANDASDKRWLFFWRHAGVYEQHWRFSANYTKVSDPYYFNDLDSKYYSSSDGYATQKFSVGYADTNWDATLSSKDFQIFGSTSSRNVYSALPQLDLNYYKNDIGPFDGRIFAQAVKFTNVNDRMPETTRLHIEPTLNLPLSNGWASLDTEAKLLATHYQQDDVEYYNSLSTSRANQLENSVNRTLPQFKIDGRMVFDRDMDWEQGYTQTLEPRVQYLYVPYRNQSNIYPYDSTLLQTDYTGLFRDRTYSGLDRIASANEVATGVTSRIYDNDLVERFNVSVGQIYSFTPSRTGVNQTSKEDDTGSLVWAGDTYWKISDRWGARGGLQYDTRLDNVSQGNAVIEYRQDADRMVQLSYRYSSPEYVAQALSNNSLVNNPNYAKIYENGISQVGTTASWPIADAWSLVGGYYYDTRNSRPAEQMVGLQYSSCCYAIRLGYERKINGWENNDSKYDNQISFNIELRGLSSNYGLGTNQMLRQGIIPYQRAF; the protein is encoded by the coding sequence ATGAAAAAACGTATACCTACCTTGCTGGCTACCATGATTGGTGCAGCGCTTTATAGCCAGTCATCACTTGCCGACGATCTGATGTCGCAGTGCATGCTGGGCGTGCCGAGCTACAACCGCCCGCTGGTTAATGGCGATACCAATTCGCTGCCGGTCACCATCAATTCTGATTCAGCCAAAGGCAATTATCCGAATGACGCGGTGTTCACTGGCAACGTCGATGTGCAACAGGGCAATAGCCGCTTGCGCGCTGACGAGATGCAACTGCATCAGCGTCCGCAAGATGGGCAAACCACGCCGGTTCGCACCGTGGATGCGCTGGGTAATGTGCACTATGACGACAACCAGGTCATCCTCAAAGGTCCGAAAGCCTGGTCAAACCTGAACACCAAAGACACCAACGTGTGGAATGGTGATTATCAGATGGTTGGCCGCCAGGGCCGCGGCGATGCCGATCAAATGAAGCTACGCGGTAACAATCGTTACACCATTCTGGAAAACGGCAGCTTCACTTCCTGCTTGCCGGGTTCCAACAGCTGGAGCGTGGTCGGTTCCGAAGTGATTCAGGACCGCGAAGAAGAAGTCGCGGAAATCTGGAACGCCCGCTTTAAACTCGGCAATGTGCCAGTGTTCTACAGCCCCTATTTGCAGCTGCCGATTGGCGATCGTCGCCGTTCCGGTTTCCTGATCCCGAATGCGAAGTACGGTAGCAATAACGGCTTCGAATTCATGCTGCCGTACTACTGGAACATTGCGCCGCAGGCCGATGCCACTATTACACCGCATTATATGGAAAAACGCGGTCTGCAATTGCAGAACGAATTCCGCTATCTGACAACGTTTGGTGCTGGCTTGATGGAGCTGGATTATCTCGCATCGGATAAGCAGTACAACGAAGATAAATCCTCGCGTCCGCTGGTGGCAAACGATGCCAGCGATAAACGCTGGCTTTTCTTCTGGCGTCATGCGGGCGTTTATGAGCAGCATTGGCGCTTCAGTGCCAACTACACAAAAGTAAGCGATCCCTATTACTTTAACGATCTCGATTCGAAGTATTACAGCTCCTCGGATGGCTACGCCACGCAGAAATTCAGCGTGGGCTATGCCGACACCAATTGGGATGCCACGCTGTCTTCAAAAGATTTCCAAATCTTTGGTAGCACCAGCAGCCGCAACGTCTATAGCGCGTTACCGCAACTCGATCTGAACTACTATAAAAACGATATAGGGCCGTTTGATGGGCGTATCTTTGCGCAAGCGGTGAAGTTCACTAACGTGAATGATCGTATGCCTGAAACCACGCGTTTGCATATCGAACCTACGCTGAATCTGCCCTTGTCCAATGGCTGGGCGAGCCTGGATACCGAAGCAAAACTGCTCGCAACCCATTATCAGCAAGATGACGTTGAGTATTACAACTCTTTGAGTACTTCACGTGCCAATCAGCTGGAAAACTCGGTTAATCGCACATTGCCGCAATTTAAAATTGATGGTCGCATGGTGTTTGACCGCGATATGGATTGGGAACAAGGCTACACACAAACCCTGGAACCGCGCGTACAGTACCTGTATGTGCCTTATCGCAACCAGAGCAACATTTATCCCTACGACTCAACGCTACTGCAAACCGACTACACCGGTTTATTCCGCGATCGTACTTACAGCGGCTTGGATCGTATCGCTTCAGCCAATGAAGTCGCAACCGGTGTAACCTCGCGTATTTATGATAACGATCTGGTTGAACGTTTTAACGTTTCTGTGGGTCAAATCTACTCGTTTACCCCATCCCGTACTGGCGTAAACCAGACCAGCAAAGAAGATGACACCGGTAGCCTCGTTTGGGCCGGCGACACCTACTGGAAAATCAGCGATCGTTGGGGCGCACGTGGCGGTTTACAATACGACACTCGCCTCGATAACGTGTCGCAGGGTAATGCGGTGATTGAGTATCGTCAGGATGCCGATCGTATGGTGCAGCTGAGTTATCGCTACAGTAGCCCAGAGTATGTCGCTCAGGCATTGAGTAACAACTCCTTAGTGAATAACCCTAACTACGCCAAGATTTATGAGAACGGGATTTCACAGGTGGGTACCACTGCCAGCTGGCCGATTGCAGATGCCTGGTCACTGGTGGGCGGTTACTACTACGATACGCGCAACAGCCGTCCTGCTGAACAAATGGTCGGACTGCAGTACAGCTCGTGCTGCTATGCCATTCGTCTGGGTTACGAACGCAAGATCAACGGTTGGGAAAACAACGACAGTAAGTATGACAACCAAATCTCATTCAACATTGAGCTGCGTGGTCTGAGTTCCAACTATGGCTTAGGCACCAATCAAATGCTGCGTCAGGGCATCATCCCTTACCAGCGCGCTTTCTGA
- the djlA gene encoding co-chaperone DjlA: MRYWGKVIGLALGIFSGAGFWGIVLGLIIGHMFDKVRSVKGQGYFANNQARQTLFFSTTFQVMGHLTKSKGRVTEADIQIASLFMDRMQLHGDARSAAQRAFREGKQSDYPLRNKLRELRSACFGRFDLIRMFLEIQIQAAFADGSLHPNERQVLYVIAEELGISRAQFDQFLRMMEGGQQFGGGGSSYGGAYQQTQRGPTLEDACSVLGVKSSDDSTTIKRAYRKLMSEHHPDKLVAKGLPPEMMEMAKQKAQEIQAAYDLIRKEKGFK, from the coding sequence ATGCGCTACTGGGGAAAAGTAATTGGTCTGGCGCTCGGTATATTTTCCGGGGCGGGCTTTTGGGGCATTGTACTGGGTCTGATCATTGGTCACATGTTTGACAAAGTGCGCAGCGTAAAAGGGCAGGGATATTTCGCCAATAACCAGGCGCGACAGACACTGTTTTTCAGTACCACCTTCCAGGTGATGGGCCATTTGACCAAGTCAAAAGGGCGCGTGACCGAAGCGGATATCCAGATTGCTTCCTTATTTATGGATCGTATGCAGCTGCATGGTGATGCGCGCAGCGCTGCACAGCGTGCGTTTCGTGAAGGCAAGCAGAGCGACTATCCGCTGCGCAATAAACTGCGCGAGCTACGCAGCGCCTGTTTTGGCCGTTTCGATCTGATTCGTATGTTTCTGGAAATCCAGATCCAGGCCGCTTTCGCCGATGGTTCACTGCATCCCAACGAACGTCAGGTGCTGTATGTCATTGCGGAAGAGCTAGGCATCTCGCGCGCGCAGTTCGATCAGTTCCTGCGCATGATGGAGGGCGGGCAGCAGTTTGGCGGCGGCGGTTCTTCCTACGGCGGTGCGTATCAGCAGACCCAACGCGGGCCCACGCTGGAAGATGCCTGTAGCGTGCTGGGCGTGAAAAGCAGCGATGATAGCACCACCATCAAACGCGCTTATCGTAAGCTAATGAGCGAGCATCATCCTGATAAATTGGTGGCGAAAGGATTACCGCCAGAGATGATGGAGATGGCGAAACAGAAAGCGCAGGAAATCCAGGCGGCTTACGATTTGATTCGTAAGGAGAAGGGGTTTAAGTAA